One segment of Streptomyces roseifaciens DNA contains the following:
- a CDS encoding histidine phosphatase family protein, protein MSELLLVRHGETEWSRDGRHTGFTDVALTGRGERQAEALRPLLAGRTAAKVLVSPMKRALRTAELAGLDGAEVDPDLHEWDYGGYEGVTTAEIHRTRPGWYLWDDGVVPGPPEHPGETPAEVGARADRVLARIAPWLDGDRGDGGDVVLVAHGHFLRVLTARRLGLPPAAGALFRLDTATLSRIGTEHGRPALVAWNQAAA, encoded by the coding sequence GTGAGTGAGCTGCTGCTGGTCCGCCACGGCGAGACCGAGTGGAGCCGCGACGGCCGGCACACCGGCTTCACGGACGTGGCCCTGACCGGGCGCGGCGAGCGGCAGGCGGAGGCCCTGCGGCCGCTGCTCGCGGGCCGTACGGCCGCGAAGGTGCTGGTGAGCCCCATGAAGCGGGCCCTGCGCACGGCCGAGCTCGCCGGGCTGGACGGCGCCGAGGTCGACCCCGACCTCCACGAGTGGGACTACGGCGGCTACGAGGGCGTGACGACCGCGGAGATCCACCGCACCCGCCCCGGCTGGTACCTGTGGGACGACGGGGTCGTCCCCGGGCCGCCGGAACACCCGGGGGAGACGCCCGCGGAGGTCGGCGCCCGCGCCGACCGCGTCCTCGCGCGCATCGCGCCCTGGCTGGACGGGGACCGCGGGGACGGGGGCGACGTGGTGCTGGTGGCGCACGGCCACTTCCTGCGCGTGCTGACCGCCCGTAGGCTCGGCCTGCCCCCGGCCGCGGGCGCGCTCTTCCGCCTCGACACCGCCACCCTCAGCCGGATCGGCACCGAGCACGGCCGCCCCGCGCTCGTGGCCTGGAACCAGGCGGCTGCGTGA
- a CDS encoding class F sortase yields the protein MPRTPRAPRTPCAPRTRRARLPSLALAALLLPAALAAALLTGCSSGTEGSTAASGTPASAEEPARVSIPSIGVDSALLRLGKNGDGTVQVPPPEKGMTAGWYTGGATPGEPGAAVLIGHNDTRDGKAVFHDLGKVDKGTVVDVRRGDGKVLHFSVTGKETVDKSVFPTQKVYGETRERALRLVTCAGTLDADGHPVQNLIVYAALTS from the coding sequence ATGCCCCGTACACCCCGTGCACCTCGTACGCCGTGTGCACCCCGTACGCGCCGTGCGCGCCTTCCCTCACTCGCCCTCGCGGCCCTGCTGCTGCCCGCCGCGCTCGCCGCGGCCCTGCTCACCGGCTGCTCGTCGGGCACGGAGGGCAGCACGGCCGCCAGCGGCACCCCGGCCTCGGCCGAGGAGCCCGCCCGCGTCTCGATACCGTCCATCGGCGTGGACAGCGCCCTGCTGCGCCTCGGCAAGAACGGCGACGGCACCGTGCAGGTGCCGCCGCCGGAGAAGGGCATGACCGCCGGCTGGTACACCGGCGGCGCGACGCCCGGCGAGCCCGGCGCCGCCGTCCTCATCGGCCACAACGACACCCGCGACGGCAAGGCCGTCTTCCACGACCTGGGGAAGGTGGACAAGGGGACCGTCGTCGACGTGCGGCGGGGCGACGGTAAGGTGCTGCACTTCTCCGTCACGGGGAAGGAGACCGTCGACAAGTCCGTCTTCCCGACGCAGAAGGTCTACGGGGAGACGCGGGAGCGGGCGCTGCGCCTGGTCACCTGCGCGGGGACCCTCGACGCGGACGGGCACCCGGTACAGAACCTGATCGTCTACGCGGCCCTGACGTCGTAG
- a CDS encoding ABC transporter ATP-binding protein, with amino-acid sequence MSGSKAPQGGGPAPLLRLRGVSRTYGEREALHPLDLDLEPGTCTALFGHNGSGKSTLLRIAAGRDEPTAGTAHFAGRKVSEDDPEVRARVAVVGDTVATYPDLTVREHLELVTVAHAVEDAGAWIDHVLADRRLTDHARALPGSLSSGQLQSLLLAAALVRPRDLLILDEPEQRLDPDARVRLAELLNGEKRDGVAVLLATHQADLAESVADRMIALEDGRVIAEGAPAEVLAGLGLRG; translated from the coding sequence ATGTCCGGCTCGAAGGCCCCGCAGGGCGGCGGCCCCGCCCCGCTCCTGCGGCTGCGCGGAGTCAGCCGCACCTACGGGGAGAGGGAGGCCCTGCACCCGCTCGACCTCGACCTGGAGCCGGGGACCTGCACCGCCCTCTTCGGCCACAACGGATCGGGCAAGTCCACGCTGCTGCGGATAGCCGCCGGCCGGGACGAGCCCACCGCCGGCACCGCGCACTTCGCGGGCCGCAAGGTCTCCGAGGACGACCCGGAGGTACGGGCCAGGGTCGCGGTCGTGGGCGACACCGTGGCCACCTACCCCGATCTGACCGTGCGCGAGCACCTCGAACTCGTCACCGTCGCCCACGCCGTGGAGGACGCCGGCGCCTGGATCGACCACGTGCTCGCCGACCGCCGGCTGACCGACCACGCGCGGGCGCTGCCCGGCTCGCTCTCCTCCGGCCAGCTCCAGTCGCTGCTGCTGGCCGCGGCGCTCGTCCGCCCCCGCGACCTGCTCATCCTGGACGAGCCCGAGCAGCGGCTCGACCCGGACGCCCGGGTCCGCCTCGCGGAGCTGCTGAACGGCGAGAAGCGCGACGGCGTGGCCGTCCTGCTGGCGACCCACCAGGCCGACCTGGCGGAGTCCGTCGCGGACCGGATGATCGCCCTGGAGGACGGCCGGGTGATCGCCGAGGGCGCACCGGCGGAGGTCCTGGCCGGGCTGGGGCTGCGCGGATGA
- a CDS encoding NAD(P)/FAD-dependent oxidoreductase yields MVDANQTFVIVGGGLAGAKAAETLRAEGFTGRVILICDEREHPYERPPLSKGYLTGKEDRDSVFVHEPGWYAQADIELHLGQPAVHLDRAARSVRLGDGTCVHYDKLLLATGAEPRRLDIPGTGLAGVHHLRRLAHAERLRGVLASLGRDNGHLVIAGAGWIGLEVAAAARSYGAEVTVVEPEPTPLHPVLGPELGQLFTDLHSEHGVRFHFGARLTEITGQDGMVLAARTDDGEEHPAHAVLAAIGAAPRTALAEAAGLALVDRADGGGIAVDASLRTSDPEIFAAGDVAAAEHPWVGTRLRVEHWANALHTGPAAARAMLGREIAYDRVPYFFSDQYDVGLEYSGYAPPGSYDQVVCRGDVGKREFIAFWLAEGRLLAGMNVNVWDVTETVQKLIRSGAPLDPDALADPAVPLDALLPSPAQS; encoded by the coding sequence GTGGTCGACGCGAACCAGACGTTCGTCATCGTCGGAGGGGGCCTGGCCGGGGCGAAGGCCGCGGAGACCCTGCGCGCGGAGGGCTTCACCGGCCGGGTGATCCTCATCTGCGACGAACGCGAGCATCCCTACGAGCGCCCACCGCTCTCCAAGGGCTATCTCACCGGCAAGGAGGACCGCGACAGCGTCTTCGTCCACGAGCCCGGCTGGTACGCCCAGGCCGACATCGAGCTGCACCTCGGCCAGCCCGCCGTCCACCTCGACCGCGCGGCCCGCTCCGTCCGCCTCGGCGACGGCACCTGCGTCCACTACGACAAGCTGCTGCTGGCCACCGGCGCCGAGCCCCGCCGCCTCGACATCCCCGGCACCGGCCTCGCCGGCGTCCACCACCTGCGCCGCCTCGCCCACGCCGAGCGGCTGCGCGGCGTCCTCGCCTCCCTCGGCCGCGACAACGGCCACCTCGTCATCGCCGGCGCGGGCTGGATCGGCCTCGAAGTCGCCGCCGCCGCCCGCTCCTACGGTGCCGAGGTGACCGTCGTCGAACCCGAGCCCACGCCGCTGCACCCCGTCCTCGGCCCCGAGCTCGGCCAGCTCTTCACCGACCTGCACAGCGAGCACGGCGTCCGCTTCCACTTCGGCGCCCGCCTCACCGAGATCACCGGCCAGGACGGCATGGTCCTCGCCGCCCGCACCGACGACGGCGAGGAGCACCCCGCCCACGCCGTCCTCGCCGCCATCGGCGCCGCCCCCCGCACCGCCCTCGCCGAGGCCGCCGGCCTCGCCCTCGTCGACCGCGCCGACGGCGGCGGCATCGCCGTCGACGCCTCCCTGCGCACCTCCGACCCCGAGATCTTCGCCGCGGGCGACGTCGCCGCGGCCGAGCACCCGTGGGTGGGCACCCGCCTGCGCGTCGAGCACTGGGCCAACGCCCTCCACACCGGCCCCGCCGCCGCCCGCGCCATGCTCGGCCGGGAGATCGCCTACGACCGGGTGCCCTACTTCTTCTCCGACCAGTACGACGTCGGCCTCGAGTACTCCGGCTACGCCCCGCCCGGCTCCTACGACCAGGTCGTCTGCCGCGGCGACGTCGGCAAGCGCGAGTTCATCGCCTTCTGGCTCGCCGAGGGACGGCTTCTCGCCGGGATGAACGTCAATGTGTGGGATGTCACGGAGACCGTCCAGAAGCTCATCCGCTCCGGTGCCCCGCTGGACCCCGACGCCCTCGCCGACCCCGCCGTGCCCCTCGACGCCCTGCTGCCCAGCCCCGCGCAGTCCTGA
- a CDS encoding MgtC/SapB family protein — protein MNTVQHIAVPLFDLSGQGARQFAELGIALLLSSLIGLERELQQKSAGLRTHTLVGVGSALFMEVSIHGFDAVSGIVGVRQDPSRVAAQIVSGIGFIGGGLIFVRRDAVRGLTTAATIWLTCALGMACGGSLPLLGVAATLVHFLVVRGFPVITRRMALIPGDRVELHLSYRTRRGLLARILELCTKRGFRVTDVHIEPEQPADGRERGRAKEAGVVLSLEGKGPAYPLVEELTYWDGIIGVGLRAHQDAAD, from the coding sequence ATGAACACCGTGCAGCACATTGCGGTCCCCCTGTTCGATCTCTCCGGTCAAGGCGCGCGGCAGTTCGCCGAGTTGGGCATCGCGCTGCTGCTCTCCTCGCTCATCGGCCTGGAGCGCGAGTTACAGCAGAAGAGCGCCGGGCTGCGTACCCACACCCTCGTCGGGGTGGGCAGCGCGCTGTTCATGGAGGTCTCGATCCACGGCTTCGACGCCGTGTCCGGCATCGTCGGCGTCCGCCAGGACCCCTCGCGCGTGGCCGCCCAGATCGTCTCCGGCATCGGCTTCATAGGCGGCGGCCTGATCTTCGTGCGCCGCGACGCGGTGCGCGGCCTGACGACGGCGGCCACGATATGGCTGACCTGCGCGCTGGGCATGGCCTGCGGCGGGAGCCTGCCGCTGCTCGGCGTCGCGGCGACCCTGGTGCACTTCCTGGTGGTGCGCGGCTTCCCCGTCATCACCCGGCGCATGGCCCTCATACCCGGCGACCGGGTCGAGCTGCACCTGTCGTACCGCACCCGCAGAGGGCTGCTCGCGCGAATACTGGAGCTGTGCACGAAGCGCGGCTTCCGGGTCACGGACGTGCACATCGAGCCGGAGCAGCCGGCGGACGGCCGGGAGCGGGGCAGGGCCAAGGAGGCCGGGGTGGTGCTGAGCCTGGAGGGCAAGGGCCCGGCGTACCCGCTCGTGGAGGAGCTGACGTACTGGGACGGGATCATCGGGGTCGGACTGCGGGCGCACCAGGACGCCGCGGACTAG
- a CDS encoding FGGY family carbohydrate kinase yields the protein MGIVAGLDSSTESTRIVVCDTDTGAVLRQGYAPHPPTDGDPQAWLISLGEAAAGGLLEGVQAIGVSAQQNGLLALDAGGVLVRPAMLGNDKRMQPSAADLTDALGGRAAWAQAVGSVPQPGQMVAKLRWLARNEPESAQRIAALLQPHDWLVWQLLGRPLRRTTDRGDASGTGLWSAATASWRPDLVELALGRPAVLPDVLAPAEPAGHTPEGLLISAGTGETMAAAFGLGVGPGDAVVSLGASGSVFAVHHEALVDPSGTITSYADATGMHLPVVHTLNAVRVLRGTAELLGTDLAGLSELALQSSPGSYGLVMLPYLEGERTPHLPHTAGTLAGLRRESMKPEHLARAAFEGMLCGLTDALDVLRGRGVQVRRVFLLGAAAELPAVQAAAPALFGTQVVVPQPADYAALGAARQAAWALGVQQGALAPHEPPLWPAAASQVFEPGEDLPVGQAVRQQYAAVREQTHPGAFDAAG from the coding sequence ATGGGCATAGTCGCGGGCTTGGACAGTTCCACCGAGAGCACACGGATCGTCGTCTGCGATACGGACACGGGGGCCGTGCTCCGCCAGGGGTACGCCCCCCATCCGCCGACCGACGGCGACCCCCAGGCATGGCTGATCTCCCTCGGCGAAGCCGCCGCCGGAGGCCTCCTGGAGGGCGTGCAGGCCATCGGGGTCTCCGCGCAGCAGAACGGACTGCTCGCGCTGGACGCCGGCGGCGTCCTCGTCCGGCCCGCGATGCTCGGCAACGACAAGCGCATGCAGCCCTCCGCGGCCGACCTGACCGACGCGCTCGGCGGCCGCGCCGCCTGGGCGCAGGCCGTCGGCTCGGTGCCGCAGCCCGGCCAGATGGTCGCCAAGCTGCGCTGGCTCGCCCGCAACGAACCCGAGTCCGCCCAGCGCATCGCCGCCCTGCTCCAGCCGCACGACTGGCTCGTGTGGCAGCTCCTCGGCCGCCCGCTGCGGCGCACCACCGACCGCGGCGACGCCTCCGGCACCGGCCTGTGGTCCGCCGCGACCGCCTCCTGGCGGCCGGACCTGGTCGAGCTGGCCCTGGGCCGCCCGGCCGTGCTCCCGGACGTGCTCGCGCCCGCCGAGCCCGCCGGGCACACCCCCGAGGGCCTGCTGATCTCCGCCGGCACCGGCGAGACGATGGCGGCCGCCTTCGGACTGGGCGTGGGACCGGGCGACGCCGTGGTCTCCCTGGGCGCCTCGGGCTCGGTCTTCGCCGTGCACCACGAGGCGCTGGTGGACCCCTCCGGGACGATCACCTCCTACGCCGACGCGACCGGCATGCACCTGCCCGTGGTGCACACCCTCAACGCCGTGCGGGTGCTGCGCGGCACGGCGGAGCTGCTGGGCACGGACCTGGCCGGCCTGTCGGAGCTGGCGCTGCAGTCGAGCCCGGGCTCGTACGGCCTGGTGATGCTGCCGTACCTGGAGGGCGAGCGGACCCCGCACCTGCCGCACACCGCGGGCACGCTGGCGGGGCTGCGCCGCGAGAGCATGAAGCCGGAGCACCTGGCGCGGGCCGCGTTCGAGGGCATGCTGTGCGGGCTCACGGACGCGCTGGACGTGCTGCGGGGGCGCGGGGTGCAGGTGCGCCGGGTGTTCCTGCTGGGGGCCGCGGCGGAGCTGCCCGCCGTGCAGGCCGCCGCTCCCGCGCTGTTCGGCACGCAGGTCGTCGTGCCCCAGCCGGCGGACTACGCGGCGCTGGGCGCGGCCCGGCAGGCCGCCTGGGCGCTGGGCGTCCAGCAGGGCGCGCTGGCCCCCCACGAGCCGCCCCTGTGGCCCGCGGCGGCCAGCCAGGTGTTCGAGCCGGGCGAGGACCTGCCGGTGGGTCAGGCGGTGCGCCAGCAGTACGCCGCCGTGCGCGAGCAGACCCACCCGGGGGCCTTCGACGCCGCCGGCTAG
- a CDS encoding DinB family protein: MTWTAPAITRPAGSLAAGERTLLTGLLAWHRSTLLHKCAGLTGEQLAERTVPPSDLSLLGLIRHMAKVERIWFRERFAGQDLPRLYSTEDNKNADFDEADPARAAAYYACLLEEQRLADEVLAGASLDDTFTIDGEPYSLRFVHLHLIGEYARHNGHADLLRERVDGVTGG; encoded by the coding sequence ATGACGTGGACAGCACCCGCCATCACCCGGCCGGCCGGATCCCTCGCGGCCGGCGAACGCACGCTGCTCACCGGCCTGCTCGCCTGGCACCGCAGCACCCTGCTGCACAAGTGCGCCGGGCTGACCGGCGAGCAGCTGGCCGAGCGGACCGTGCCGCCGTCGGACCTGTCGCTGCTGGGGCTGATCCGCCACATGGCGAAGGTCGAGCGCATCTGGTTCCGCGAGCGGTTCGCCGGTCAGGACCTGCCGCGGCTCTACAGCACGGAGGACAACAAGAACGCCGACTTCGATGAGGCGGATCCGGCCCGCGCCGCCGCGTACTACGCGTGCCTGCTGGAGGAGCAGCGCCTGGCCGACGAGGTGCTCGCCGGGGCGTCCCTGGACGACACGTTCACCATCGACGGCGAGCCGTATTCGCTCCGCTTCGTCCACCTCCACCTCATCGGCGAGTACGCCCGCCACAACGGGCATGCGGACCTGCTGCGGGAGCGGGTGGACGGCGTCACCGGCGGCTGA
- a CDS encoding RNA polymerase sigma factor, giving the protein MPESSDAAGPAARTRNSEPFAKPLLIPGTAGGQAAAAPPAHAAPKPAAITLEVAPVQTRTPTRLPSRPAAAPAQGVPRQPAAPQAESLSDEPPLPDPAGSTTPAGAPHEAEETETETDAEETGTASPRAARAEQSDSARTDSGGSPSSDLFRQYLREIGRIPLLSAAEEVELARCVEAGLFAEEKLAGAPDLDSQLALDLDRLVVLGRMAKRRLIEANLRLVVSVAKRYIGRGLTMLDLVQEGNLGLIRAVEKFDYARGYKFSTYATWWIRQAMSRALADQARTIRVPVHVVELINRVVRVQRRMLQERGYEPTADEVAAQLDLTQERVSEVLRLAQEPVSLHAPVGEEDDVALGDLIEDGDAASPVESAAFLLLREHLEAVLSTLGERERKVVQLRYGLVDGRPRTLEEIGRIFGVTRERIRQIESKTLNKLRDHAFADQLRGYLD; this is encoded by the coding sequence GTGCCTGAGTCCTCGGACGCGGCAGGCCCGGCCGCTCGGACCCGGAACTCGGAACCCTTCGCGAAGCCGCTCCTGATCCCCGGGACGGCCGGCGGCCAGGCCGCTGCCGCCCCTCCGGCGCATGCCGCCCCGAAACCGGCAGCGATCACCTTGGAGGTCGCCCCCGTGCAGACCCGGACACCGACCAGGCTCCCCTCACGGCCCGCGGCCGCCCCGGCCCAGGGCGTCCCCCGGCAGCCCGCCGCGCCCCAGGCCGAGAGCCTCTCCGACGAGCCGCCCCTGCCGGATCCGGCGGGGAGCACCACGCCGGCCGGCGCCCCGCACGAGGCCGAGGAGACCGAGACCGAGACCGACGCCGAGGAGACCGGGACCGCGTCCCCCCGGGCCGCGCGCGCCGAGCAGTCGGACTCCGCCCGTACCGACTCCGGCGGCAGCCCGTCCTCCGACCTCTTCCGGCAGTACCTGCGCGAGATCGGTCGCATCCCGCTGCTGTCCGCCGCCGAGGAGGTGGAGCTCGCCCGCTGTGTGGAGGCGGGGCTGTTCGCGGAGGAGAAGCTCGCCGGCGCCCCGGACCTGGACTCCCAGCTCGCCCTGGACCTCGACCGCCTCGTCGTCCTCGGCCGGATGGCCAAACGGCGGTTGATCGAGGCGAACCTGCGCCTCGTCGTCTCGGTCGCCAAGCGCTACATCGGCCGCGGCCTGACCATGCTCGACCTGGTCCAGGAGGGCAACCTGGGCCTGATCAGGGCGGTCGAGAAGTTCGACTACGCCCGCGGCTACAAGTTCTCCACGTACGCGACGTGGTGGATCCGCCAGGCCATGTCGCGGGCCCTCGCCGACCAGGCCCGCACGATCCGCGTCCCGGTGCACGTCGTGGAGCTCATCAACCGCGTCGTCCGCGTCCAGCGCCGCATGCTGCAGGAGCGCGGCTACGAGCCCACGGCCGACGAGGTGGCCGCCCAGCTCGACCTGACCCAGGAGCGGGTCAGCGAGGTCCTGCGGCTGGCGCAGGAGCCCGTCTCCCTGCACGCGCCCGTCGGCGAGGAGGACGACGTCGCCCTCGGCGACCTGATCGAGGACGGCGACGCGGCGTCCCCCGTCGAGTCGGCGGCCTTCCTGCTGCTGCGCGAGCACCTGGAGGCGGTCCTGTCGACGCTCGGGGAGCGCGAGCGCAAGGTGGTGCAGCTGCGCTACGGGCTGGTCGACGGCCGTCCCCGCACGCTGGAGGAGATCGGCCGCATCTTCGGAGTGACCCGCGAGCGCATCCGCCAGATCGAGTCCAAGACCCTCAACAAGCTGCGCGACCACGCCTTCGCCGACCAGCTGCGCGGCTACCTCGACTGA
- a CDS encoding OsmC family protein, whose protein sequence is MATTRTAHTVWEGELLKGSGTVTFDSSGIGSQPVSWPSRAEQANGKTSPEELIAAAHSSCFSMALSHGLTGAGTPPTRLETKADVTFQPGEGITGIHLTVRGEVPGLDEAGFQEAAEGAKKNCPVSQALTGTTITLTAELV, encoded by the coding sequence GTGGCCACCACCCGCACCGCGCACACCGTCTGGGAAGGTGAGCTGCTCAAGGGCAGCGGCACCGTCACCTTCGACTCGTCCGGCATCGGCTCCCAGCCGGTGTCGTGGCCGTCGCGCGCCGAGCAGGCCAACGGCAAGACCAGCCCCGAGGAGCTGATCGCGGCCGCGCACTCCAGCTGCTTCTCCATGGCCCTCTCGCACGGCCTGACGGGCGCGGGCACCCCGCCCACCCGCCTGGAGACCAAGGCCGACGTCACGTTCCAGCCGGGCGAGGGCATCACCGGCATCCACCTCACCGTCCGCGGCGAGGTGCCGGGCCTGGACGAGGCGGGCTTCCAGGAGGCCGCCGAGGGCGCCAAGAAGAACTGCCCCGTCAGCCAGGCCCTCACGGGCACGACGATCACGCTGACGGCCGAGCTGGTCTGA
- a CDS encoding VOC family protein yields MITTDFVPGSPSWLDLGAPDVPAAAAFYGSVFGWEFQSHGEEAGDYGVFRLDGKSVAGIGPLTEEGARSAWMIYFGTADADAAARAVERAGGTVRVPPMGPGEGEGEGRMAQFTDPQGGQFAVFQPGTYPGLEAADTPGTLSWTELYTTDAAAAQEFYGAVFGWTAEDMPLPGGGGTYVLLTPEGRDKELMHGGLMQLPSEHLALNGGRPYWHPVFATGDCDATVAKVVEGGGTVQMGPEDAEGVGRLAICLDPAGADFVVLKPEPEGSGG; encoded by the coding sequence ATGATCACCACCGACTTTGTCCCCGGCTCCCCCTCCTGGCTCGACCTCGGCGCCCCCGACGTCCCGGCCGCGGCCGCCTTCTACGGATCGGTGTTCGGCTGGGAGTTCCAGTCCCACGGCGAGGAGGCGGGTGACTACGGCGTCTTCCGGCTGGACGGCAAGTCCGTCGCCGGCATCGGCCCGCTCACCGAGGAGGGCGCCCGCTCCGCCTGGATGATCTATTTCGGGACGGCCGACGCGGACGCCGCGGCCCGGGCCGTCGAGCGGGCGGGCGGCACGGTGCGGGTGCCGCCGATGGGCCCCGGCGAGGGCGAGGGCGAGGGCCGGATGGCCCAGTTCACCGACCCCCAGGGCGGCCAGTTCGCCGTCTTCCAGCCCGGCACCTACCCCGGCCTGGAGGCGGCCGACACCCCCGGCACCCTGTCCTGGACCGAGCTGTACACCACCGACGCGGCGGCGGCGCAGGAGTTCTACGGCGCGGTCTTCGGCTGGACCGCGGAGGACATGCCGCTCCCGGGCGGCGGAGGGACGTACGTCCTGCTCACCCCGGAGGGGCGGGACAAGGAGCTGATGCACGGCGGCCTGATGCAGCTCCCCTCCGAGCACCTCGCCCTGAACGGCGGCCGCCCCTACTGGCACCCGGTCTTCGCCACCGGCGACTGCGACGCGACGGTCGCGAAGGTCGTCGAGGGCGGCGGCACGGTGCAGATGGGCCCGGAGGACGCGGAGGGCGTCGGCCGGCTGGCCATCTGCCTGGACCCGGCGGGAGCCGACTTCGTGGTACTCAAGCCGGAACCCGAGGGCTCGGGCGGCTGA
- the dnaG gene encoding DNA primase, translating into MAGRINDDDVKAVRDAVPIDAVVSEYLQLRNAGGGNLKGLCPFHDEKSPSFQVSPAKGLFYCFGCQEGGDTVDFVMKIDHLSFAETIERLAGQAGITLRYEEGGYTPGRQQGERIRLVEAHKHAAKFYAEQLGSAEAEIGRQFLASRGFGQEAAEHFGVGYSPAGWDHLTRFLRGKGFSDKELILSGLAQESRGGRPIDRFRGRLMWPIRDITGEVVGFGARKLRDDDNGPKYLNTPETPLYRKSHVLYGIDLAKKDIAKTSRAVVVEGYTDVMACHLAGVTTAIATCGTAFAGDHIKILRRLLMDNSGAKVIFTFDGDAAGQRAALRAFEDDQKFAASTKIAVSPGGMDPCELRLADGDDAVRRLVEESTPLFEFAIRSVVARHAVEEPEGQAAALEEAAPIVANIKDGSIRHQYAVRLAGLLGILDTQFVVMRVGQLARWARERGERGGHQQRSAVRAGVPAPGSGAGPAAGPDHHRTGGGPAPPPPVRWWSGPAAGPAPDPGAGTPARTAERCW; encoded by the coding sequence GTGGCAGGACGGATCAACGACGACGACGTGAAGGCGGTACGGGACGCGGTCCCGATCGACGCCGTCGTGTCCGAGTACCTCCAGTTGCGCAACGCGGGCGGCGGCAACCTCAAGGGCCTCTGCCCCTTCCACGACGAGAAGTCCCCGTCCTTCCAGGTCAGCCCGGCCAAGGGCCTCTTCTACTGCTTCGGCTGCCAGGAGGGCGGGGACACGGTCGACTTCGTCATGAAGATCGACCACCTCTCCTTCGCCGAGACGATCGAGCGGCTGGCCGGCCAGGCCGGCATCACCCTGCGCTACGAGGAGGGCGGCTACACCCCGGGCCGCCAGCAGGGCGAGCGCATCCGCCTCGTCGAGGCCCACAAGCACGCCGCCAAGTTCTACGCCGAGCAGCTCGGCAGCGCCGAGGCCGAGATCGGCCGGCAGTTCCTCGCGAGCCGCGGCTTCGGCCAGGAGGCCGCCGAGCACTTCGGCGTCGGCTACAGCCCCGCCGGCTGGGACCACCTCACCCGCTTCCTGCGCGGCAAGGGCTTCAGCGACAAGGAACTGATCCTCTCCGGCCTCGCCCAGGAGAGCCGCGGCGGCCGGCCCATCGACCGCTTCCGCGGCCGCCTGATGTGGCCCATCCGCGACATCACCGGCGAAGTCGTCGGCTTCGGCGCGCGCAAGCTCCGCGACGACGACAACGGCCCCAAGTACCTCAACACCCCCGAGACGCCGCTCTACCGCAAGTCGCACGTCCTCTACGGCATCGACCTCGCCAAGAAGGACATCGCCAAGACCAGCCGGGCCGTCGTCGTCGAGGGCTACACCGACGTCATGGCCTGCCACCTGGCCGGCGTCACCACCGCCATCGCCACCTGCGGCACCGCCTTCGCCGGCGACCACATCAAGATCCTGCGCCGGCTGCTGATGGACAACTCCGGCGCGAAGGTGATCTTCACCTTCGACGGTGACGCCGCCGGGCAGCGCGCGGCGCTGCGGGCCTTCGAGGACGACCAGAAGTTCGCCGCGAGCACCAAGATCGCTGTCAGTCCCGGCGGGATGGACCCCTGCGAGCTCCGCCTCGCCGACGGCGACGACGCCGTACGGCGACTGGTCGAGGAGAGCACCCCCCTCTTCGAGTTCGCGATCCGTTCCGTGGTCGCCCGGCACGCCGTCGAGGAGCCCGAGGGCCAGGCCGCCGCCCTGGAGGAGGCCGCGCCCATCGTGGCCAACATCAAGGACGGCTCCATCCGGCACCAGTACGCCGTGCGGCTCGCCGGCCTGCTGGGCATCCTCGACACCCAGTTCGTCGTCATGCGCGTGGGACAGCTGGCCCGCTGGGCGCGCGAGCGCGGGGAGCGCGGCGGTCACCAGCAGCGCTCCGCCGTCCGGGCCGGCGTGCCGGCCCCCGGGTCCGGCGCCGGGCCCGCGGCGGGGCCCGACCACCACCGGACCGGCGGGGGGCCGGCCCCCCCCCCGCCGGTCCGGTGGTGGTCGGGCCCCGCCGCGGGCCCGGCGCCGGACCCGGGGGCCGGCACGCCGGCCCGGACGGCGGAGCGCTGCTGGTGA
- the trxA gene encoding thioredoxin, producing MSSSTVELTKDNFDEIVSGSGFVLIDFWASWCGPCRQFAPVYEGAAERHGDLVFAKVDTEAQPELAAAFEIRSIPTLMIVRDNIAVYAQPGALPEAALEDVIRQARALDMDEVRASVAEEQAKAGRAAQGEGQSAGE from the coding sequence ATGAGCAGCAGCACGGTGGAGCTCACCAAGGACAACTTCGACGAGATCGTCTCCGGCAGCGGATTCGTCCTCATCGACTTCTGGGCGTCGTGGTGCGGCCCCTGCCGGCAGTTCGCGCCGGTGTACGAGGGCGCGGCGGAGCGCCACGGCGACCTGGTCTTCGCCAAGGTCGACACCGAGGCCCAGCCCGAGCTCGCGGCCGCGTTCGAGATCCGGTCGATCCCCACGCTGATGATCGTGCGGGACAACATCGCCGTCTACGCCCAGCCGGGCGCCCTCCCGGAGGCCGCCCTGGAGGACGTCATCCGCCAGGCCCGCGCGCTCGACATGGACGAGGTGCGCGCCTCCGTCGCCGAGGAGCAGGCCAAGGCCGGGCGGGCGGCGCAGGGCGAGGGACAGTCCGCCGGTGAGTGA